The Clostridium sporogenes region TGGTGGTAAAATTCCTGTTATGCCAAGTTATGTAATATCAAGAGCAGAAAATAAGGTGATTCTTAGAAACTTTGAAGGAGTGATAACTACATATAATGAACCTGATAATTATTCTTCAGATTGTAAATGTCAGGTTTGTTCAGGTAAGAAAGGCATAAAGCTTGTAGGTATTTCAAGGCTTGTTTATGATGAGAAAATAGCTCTTGAACCTTCAGGTCTTAGAAGAAATATAAGAAATGGAAATGAATAATATAAAATTAAATTTATGTTTATTAGTATGATATTTAAATAAATAGTCCTATAAAGTAGAATTTAAGAGTGCTTTTATAGGACTATTTATTTATGTATCTAAAAGAAAACAATATATATTGGAAAATTTTATGGTGTTTTAAATGGTAAATATGTATAAAAAGTTTAAGTATTTAATTAGATATAGCGATATATATATAGTATTATAAAAAATATTTTATATGAAATGGGTGTTCAAAATATGACAAAAATAAGTTTAGATAGTTTGATTAGTAAAGTTGAAGATATGCCTGTTCTACCAGATAGAATAAATAAGATAATATCTCTTACAGAAGATCCTTATTCTACAGTAGAAGAATTGGAAAAGGAGATATTAACTGATCAAAGTCTCACATCCAAAATATTAAAATTAGCTAATTCAACTTATTATGGATATGCTAGAAGAATTGATACTGTATCAGAAGCTACTGTACTTTTAGGTGCTCAGGCAATAAAAAGTTTGGCTCTTGCATCAGCAGTGAGTGAATATCTTGTAAAAGAACTTCCTGGAGGATATGGTCTTGAGAAATATGAGCTCTGGAATCAATCTCAAAGTTGTGCTATAATAGCAAGATTTATAGCTAAAAAATTAAAATATTCTAAAGCTGAACAAGCTTATGTTGCAGGACTTTTAAGAGATATTGGTAAAACTATATTAAATTATTATGTAGCTAAAGAATACCAAATTATAATAAATAAAGTAGATGAAGAGGGAAAAACTTTTATAGAAGCAGAGGAAGAAATTCTTGGATTTAATCATGGAGAAGTAGGAGCTAAAATAGCTGAAAAATGGAATTTTCCATTGTCTTTAGTAGAGAGTATTCGTTATCATCATTCACCGGAAATATCAAAAGAAGATCCTAAATTAGTTTCTATAGTACATATAGCAGATTCAATTACTATGATGTTAGGTGTAGGTGTTGGAAATGACGGATTATCCTATAAATTTTCAGATTTTGTTCTTGAAACTTTAAATATAGAAGGAGAAGTTATTGAAAGTATAATTTGTGAATCTGTAGATTATTTAAATGACAATGATAGTTTTAACATTGTTTAAATATTGAAAAATTTATAAATATAATATAATATTTATATAGAAACTTTCCTATGGCTATTTAGGAAAGTTTTTTTATATAAAAATTGTTTTTAATTATATAAAATATAAAAAATAGAGTTATAATATTTATTTTTGTGAAATTTATATAATATATAATAATGTCAATATAAAGCTATATATATTCTGAAATTAATTTTTATGAGTATTTTATAAATTTTTACTATATTAAAGGAGTTAATATGAAAAATTTAAGAAAGTTTGTTTTAAAATCTATATGTTTAATCACATGTTTGTTTATAGTTGTAGGTGTATATTCTACATTTATAGAGCCTAAATTGTTAATTATAAAAAAGTTTACTGTAGAAAGTAATATATCAATTAAAACGGATAAAAGGGAAAATTTAAGAATAGCACATATTACAGATACTCATTTAGGTGAATTTTTTTCTTTAGAACAGTTACAAAAAGTAGTTAACAAGATTAATGAAAACAATGTAGATATTGTTTTGTTTACAGGTGATTTAATGGACAATGCTAGTAAGTATAATCATATTGGTGAAATAAGTAAGGTTTTAAGCAAGATACAGGCTAATAAAGGAAAGTATGCTGTATATGGCAATAGAGATTATGGTGGAGGGGCTGTACGATATTATAAATCAATAATGAAAAAAAGCGGATTTAATGTGTTAGTTAATGAAAGTAAAACAATAAACATTGGTAGTGGAAAGAAAATTTCTCTTTTAGGAATAGATGATATACTTATGGGAAATCCAGATGCACAAAAGCTTATGAAAAATATAAATAAAAATAATTATAATATATTGTTGATGCATGAACCAGATTACATAAATAATCTCTTGGATTGTGATATTGATTTAACTTTAACAGGACATAGTCATGGAGGACAAGTGTATATACCATTTTATGGTGGAGTGGGGAAAACTCTATATGCAAAAAAATACGAGAGAGGAATGTATGATTTGAAAAATATTAGGCAGGGGAAATTATATGTTAATACAGGTATTGGAAATACAAAAATTCCAATGAGATTTTGTAATATACCCAATATAAGTATATTCAATATAAAGATTTAAAAAATTTATAATAATGTTCAATTTTTTGAGTTGATTAAGTTGATCAATAAAATCGGTGATTAAAAATAAGCCTAGGAACAAAAATTATAATTTTAGTCCTAGGCTATTTATATATTTTAAAGTAAACTTAAATATTAGACAAACATCTAAAATATAGTTTTATTTAAATTATTACTTTATATAGGTTATTTTTTATTAAATACCTTTTGCTAAAGAATGACTTAAATTAAGTTTTTCTTTAAATACAAATCTATAAGTTTGAATTATTATTGTAGGTAAGGCAGCTAAAATATAAATATATATATAATGTTCTATATTAAGAGGACTAACCTGAAATAATTCTTTTAAAGGATCAAAAGCTAAAACTAAATTTAACAAAAAGAATCCTGTAGAAAAAGCTATCCAAGTATATTTGTTAGAAAACAAACCTATTTTGAAAATAGAACTATTGGAACGGCAATTAAATCCATGGAACAATCTACTTAGACATAAAGTAGCAAAAGCCATAGTTGCTGCTAGATTTTCACCATAACCTTTTAATCCTATATGAAAGGCTACCATAGTAAATATTGTTATTAATATACCTTCACTTAATATACCCTTTAAGAAGTCTTTAGAAAGTATAGGTTCATCTATATTTCTAGGCTTTTCATTTATTAAATCATTTTTAGTTTGCTCAACTCCAATAGCTATAGCTGGTAAACTATCTGTAAGTAAATTTATAAATAAAAGGTGAACAGGAGCAAATGGTACAGGTAGAGCAAACAGTGAAGCATATAAAACGGATAAAATACCAGCAGTATTTCCAGAAAGTAAAAATCTAATGGCATTTTTTATATTGCTATATATACTTCTGCCGTTAGAAATAGACTTAACAATGGTTGCAAAATTATCATCTGTTAAAATCATTGAAGCTGCGTCTTTAGATACTTCTGTACCTGTTATACCCATTGCAATACCTATATCTGCTTGTTTTAATGCTGGAGCATCATTAACACCATCACCAGTCATAGCCACAATTTTCCCCTTTTCTTGCCATGCTTTTACTATTCTTATCTTATGCTCAGGAGAAACTCTAGCATATACAGATATATTTTCTACTCTATCTTTTAACTCCCCATCACTAATTTTATCTAATTCTACACCTTCTATAGCTTCATCATTATTTCTTAGTATTCCTATTTGAGAAGCTATAGAGGAAGCAGTTATTTTATGGTCACCAGTTATCATTACTGGTTTTATACCAGCTTGTATACATTGTTTAACAGCTTCAAAAGATTCTTTTCTTGGAGGATCAATCATTGATATTAAACCTAAAAATACATAATTGTCTTCATTTCCCATAGAAAGTTCAATGTCTTCTTTTATTTCTTTATAAGCAAAAGCTAGTACCCTTAGGCCCTTTTGGGAAAACTCATAATTTACACTTTCAACTTTTTTCTTATCTACATCCGTAAATTCCTTTATACCTTCAGAAGTTCTTATGTATTTTATTCTTTTAAGTAGAACATCTACAGCACCTTTGGTGATCATAATATATTGTCCATCAATTTCGTGAGAAGTACTCATAAGTTTTCTATTTGAATCAAAAGGTATTTCTGAAAGTCTTGGATAGGTTTTTCTTAAATCTAATTCATCTAATGAATAGCTTTTACCTAAATCTACAAAAGCTATTTCAGTAGGGTCACCTATTTTTTTATCCTGTTGCACAGTAGAATCATTACATAAAATTGAAGATTTAATTAAAAGATTTTGTACAGAATTTTTTAGATCAAATTCATTAGATTCAAATATTTTATTGTCTGTATAGATTTTTTCTGTTTTCATTTTATTTTGAGTAAGGGTGCCTGTCTTATCAGAACATATTACTGAAACACATCCTAACCCTTCTACAGCTTTTAGTTTTTTAATAATAGCATTTTCAGAAGCCATTTTTTGAGTGCCAATAGCAAGTACAATAGTAACAATGGAACTTAAAGCTTCTGGAATAGCAGCCACAGCTAAGGCTACAGCAAACATTAAGGAATTTAATACAGAAGATCCTCTATGTATGTCAAGTAAAAATATTAAAGCGGATATTACTAAAATTATCATTGCTAATTTTTTACCAAAATCATCTAGACTCACTTGAAGAGGGGTTTTCTTTTCTTGTGTATTTTCAATAAGTGAGGCTATTTTCCCTATTTCTGTATTCATACCAATACTAGTTACGACTACACTAGCTCTACCATAAGTAACGAAGCTTCCAGAGAATACCATGTTTTTTTGATCACCAAGAGCAATGTCATTTTTAGATATAATATCTGAAGTTTTAAGAACACTTTCAGATTCACCAGTTAAAGAGCTTTCGTTGACTTGGATAGAATAGTTTTCTATTATTCTTCCATCAGCAGGTACATAATCGCCAGCTTCTAAAATTAAAATGTCTCCTGGAACTATTTCTTTAGATAAAACCTCTATTTTTTTACCATCTCTTATTACT contains the following coding sequences:
- a CDS encoding metallophosphoesterase, coding for MKNLRKFVLKSICLITCLFIVVGVYSTFIEPKLLIIKKFTVESNISIKTDKRENLRIAHITDTHLGEFFSLEQLQKVVNKINENNVDIVLFTGDLMDNASKYNHIGEISKVLSKIQANKGKYAVYGNRDYGGGAVRYYKSIMKKSGFNVLVNESKTINIGSGKKISLLGIDDILMGNPDAQKLMKNINKNNYNILLMHEPDYINNLLDCDIDLTLTGHSHGGQVYIPFYGGVGKTLYAKKYERGMYDLKNIRQGKLYVNTGIGNTKIPMRFCNIPNISIFNIKI
- a CDS encoding HDOD domain-containing protein; protein product: MTKISLDSLISKVEDMPVLPDRINKIISLTEDPYSTVEELEKEILTDQSLTSKILKLANSTYYGYARRIDTVSEATVLLGAQAIKSLALASAVSEYLVKELPGGYGLEKYELWNQSQSCAIIARFIAKKLKYSKAEQAYVAGLLRDIGKTILNYYVAKEYQIIINKVDEEGKTFIEAEEEILGFNHGEVGAKIAEKWNFPLSLVESIRYHHSPEISKEDPKLVSIVHIADSITMMLGVGVGNDGLSYKFSDFVLETLNIEGEVIESIICESVDYLNDNDSFNIV
- a CDS encoding cation-translocating P-type ATPase produces the protein MEKYFHKSIEETMKYFNVSKNGLNSKETKKQRELYGYNELVEKKKDTILKVFLEQFKDFLVIILIIAGIISMVTGNIESTIVIFAVITLNAILGTIQHVKAENSLNSLKKLSSPHAKVIRDGKKIEVLSKEIVPGDILILEAGDYVPADGRIIENYSIQVNESSLTGESESVLKTSDIISKNDIALGDQKNMVFSGSFVTYGRASVVVTSIGMNTEIGKIASLIENTQEKKTPLQVSLDDFGKKLAMIILVISALIFLLDIHRGSSVLNSLMFAVALAVAAIPEALSSIVTIVLAIGTQKMASENAIIKKLKAVEGLGCVSVICSDKTGTLTQNKMKTEKIYTDNKIFESNEFDLKNSVQNLLIKSSILCNDSTVQQDKKIGDPTEIAFVDLGKSYSLDELDLRKTYPRLSEIPFDSNRKLMSTSHEIDGQYIMITKGAVDVLLKRIKYIRTSEGIKEFTDVDKKKVESVNYEFSQKGLRVLAFAYKEIKEDIELSMGNEDNYVFLGLISMIDPPRKESFEAVKQCIQAGIKPVMITGDHKITASSIASQIGILRNNDEAIEGVELDKISDGELKDRVENISVYARVSPEHKIRIVKAWQEKGKIVAMTGDGVNDAPALKQADIGIAMGITGTEVSKDAASMILTDDNFATIVKSISNGRSIYSNIKNAIRFLLSGNTAGILSVLYASLFALPVPFAPVHLLFINLLTDSLPAIAIGVEQTKNDLINEKPRNIDEPILSKDFLKGILSEGILITIFTMVAFHIGLKGYGENLAATMAFATLCLSRLFHGFNCRSNSSIFKIGLFSNKYTWIAFSTGFFLLNLVLAFDPLKELFQVSPLNIEHYIYIYILAALPTIIIQTYRFVFKEKLNLSHSLAKGI